A genomic segment from Branchiostoma floridae strain S238N-H82 chromosome 7, Bfl_VNyyK, whole genome shotgun sequence encodes:
- the LOC118419477 gene encoding uncharacterized protein LOC118419477 isoform X5 has protein sequence MGYNGRVVSRVGAALAVCGGLSVVFGIAGAAAFPWSPFHLISAPIWSGVMVFITGCLGLTSGKQPTNKGAMAGFLSLAIICIITSLAQWILSAVALGVERPSFYCSWPYIYRARDGDSTGIHSVNLVLGLTECVLSFASSIMCCVGLCTVPSQNPGTMVLYHAAPPQGGAAGQVAYFTTTGQVVSSSGQVVPILMAAPGQAPPGVQYVTNAGYAQPYPAAFATGSVMQQQPEAGAHAPSTPAGAPPSYTEKAPQ, from the exons GTATTTGGCATAGCCGGTGCCGCAGCTTTTCCGTGGTCCCCCTTCCACCTGATCAGTGCGCCTATCTGGAGCGGCGTCATG GTGTTCATAACAGGCTGTCTGGGACTGACGAGTGGGAAACAGCCAACTAACAAAGGAGCG ATGGCGGGCTTCCTGTCTCTGGCCATCATCTGCATCATCACCAGCCTGGCGCAGTGGATCCTCTCCGCCGTGGCGCTCGGCGTGGAGAGGCCCAGCTTTTATTGCTCCTG GCCGTACATCTATCGTGCACGTGACGGCGACAGCACGGGCATCCACTCCGTGAACCTGGTTCTGGGCCTTACCGAGTGCGTCCTGAGCTTCGCCTCCTCCATTATGTGCTGTGTTGGGCTCTGTACCGTCCCG AGCCAGAACCCCGGCACCATGGTGCTGTACCACGCAGCCCCGCCGCAAGGAGGCGCTGCAGGCCAGGTGGCGTACTTCACTACTACTGGACAAG TCGTGTCTTCGAGCGGCCAGGTCGTCCCAATCCTGATGGCGGCGCCCGGACAAGCGCCCCCTGGCGTGCAGTACGTCACAAATGCAGGGTATGCCCAGCCTTACCCGGCAGCCTTTGCGACAGGATCAGTGATGCAACAACAACCGGAAGCTGGTGCGCATGCGCCCTCCACCCCTGCTGGCGCCCCTCCAAGCTACACGGAGAAAGCGCCTCAGTAA
- the LOC118419477 gene encoding uncharacterized protein LOC118419477 isoform X7, translating into MGYNGRVVSRVGAALAVCGGLSVVFITGCLGLTSGKQPTNKGAMAGFLSLAIICIITSLAQWILSAVALGVERPSFYCSWPYIYRARDGDSTGIHSVNLVLGLTECVLSFASSIMCCVGLCTVPSQNPGTMVLYHAAPPQGGAAGQVAYFTTTGQVVSSSGQVVPILMAAPGQAPPGVQYVTNAGYAQPYPAAFATGSVMQQQPEAGAHAPSTPAGAPPSYTEKAPQ; encoded by the exons GTGTTCATAACAGGCTGTCTGGGACTGACGAGTGGGAAACAGCCAACTAACAAAGGAGCG ATGGCGGGCTTCCTGTCTCTGGCCATCATCTGCATCATCACCAGCCTGGCGCAGTGGATCCTCTCCGCCGTGGCGCTCGGCGTGGAGAGGCCCAGCTTTTATTGCTCCTG GCCGTACATCTATCGTGCACGTGACGGCGACAGCACGGGCATCCACTCCGTGAACCTGGTTCTGGGCCTTACCGAGTGCGTCCTGAGCTTCGCCTCCTCCATTATGTGCTGTGTTGGGCTCTGTACCGTCCCG AGCCAGAACCCCGGCACCATGGTGCTGTACCACGCAGCCCCGCCGCAAGGAGGCGCTGCAGGCCAGGTGGCGTACTTCACTACTACTGGACAAG TCGTGTCTTCGAGCGGCCAGGTCGTCCCAATCCTGATGGCGGCGCCCGGACAAGCGCCCCCTGGCGTGCAGTACGTCACAAATGCAGGGTATGCCCAGCCTTACCCGGCAGCCTTTGCGACAGGATCAGTGATGCAACAACAACCGGAAGCTGGTGCGCATGCGCCCTCCACCCCTGCTGGCGCCCCTCCAAGCTACACGGAGAAAGCGCCTCAGTAA
- the LOC118420102 gene encoding probable xyloglucan galactosyltransferase GT14, with protein sequence MGMTSQSPVMPDCRVPRRSLRTAVLLGVVLGATLVYLWGTSSSDHVRALDHVRLSYHARTSGRVRTSGRVETRESSHHRNKVSGIVRPLQLLNTSVQQEARAGITLRDRGWVQKKNVSAEENPPFRLYIYELPAEFNRNLVSCVVRELGGCFRLGSFGMGPEFARHGNMSYRHTHMFALEVILHHKALYNPSRTLLLLYSIAQVILHQKALYSPSRTLDPHSADAFYIPYYAGLACLCPGLDATALNRKLFSHVTSRYPFYFRGRPHLMALGKIEREQWTQDCSLLTLPQARRVVFAGIEQEFSPALRAHFGRRGSPLIVAPYPAFGHVISAGSQGDVKSHMKAGELDTVPRDVFVFLAASSRNAHKIRQGLRPQFHVTGQPYSSEEAARVRRDGSPVWLLTPECRGNWEGKVVEWMRHSVFCLQPPGDSPTRKSFYDAVACGCVPVTFTLEHPVRYPFDQVLNYSDFSVIIDGKDVTDRNITILNILRKIPSERIKMLQDNLKKVAPLLQYSYPSTVPSQDAFTMVLEEMAQRVDVARRSRISHLSFESRNKS encoded by the exons ATGGGCATGACGTCACAGAGCCCAGTCATGCCGGACTGCAGGGTGCCCAGGAGAAGCCTGAGGACTGCGGTTCTACTGGGGGTGGTACTCGGGGCGACTCTGGTCTACCTTTGGGGAACCTCTAGCTCGGACCACGTTAGGGCCTTGGACCATGTCAGACTTTCATACCACGCCAGGACCTCGGGCCGTGTCAGAACCTCGGGCCGTGTGGAGACAAGGGAGTCATCCCATCACAGAAACAAGGTGTCGGGCATCGTGAG GCCCCTGCAGTTACTAAACACATCCGTGCAGCAGGAAGCACGGGCGGGAATTACACTGCGGGACCGGGGTTGGGTTCAGAAGAAGAACGTTTCGGCAGAAGAAAATCCGCCCTTCCGACTGTACATCTACGAGCTGCCCGCGGAGTTTAACAGGAATCTCGTGAGCTGCGTGGTGCGGGAGCTGGGCGGCTGTTTCCGGCTGGGTAGTTTCGGCATGGGCCCGGAGTTCGCTCGCCACGGCAACATGTCCTACCGACACACGCACATGTTCGCGctggag GTGATCCTGCACCATAAGGCCCTGTACAACCCGTCCCGCACGCT ATTGTTACTGTACTCCATTGCCCAGGTGATCCTACATCAGAAAGCCCTGTACAGCCCGTCCCGCACGCTGGACCCGCACAGCGCGGACGCCTTCTACATCCCGTA CTACGCCGGCCTCGCCTGCCTCTGCCCGGGCCTGGACGCGACGGCCCTGAACCGGAAACTCTTCTCACACGTGACGTCACGCTACCCGTTCTACTTCCGGGGCAGGCCGCACCTGATGGCGCTGGGTAAGATAGAGCGGGAGCAGTGGACCCAGGACTGTTCCCTGCTGACCTTGCCGCAGGCCAGGCGGGTGGTGTTTGCCGGGATTGAGCAAGAGTTCTCCCCGGCGCTTCGGGCGCACTTCGGGCGGAGGGGCAGCCCGCTCATCGTGGCGCCTTACCCCGCGTTCGGACATGTCATCTCAGCTGGGAGTCAGGGCGATGTAAAATCCCACATGAAGGCTGGTGAGCTGGATACAGTACCAAGGGACGTGTTCGTGTTTTTAGCAGCCAGCTCCAGAAACGCGCACAAAATCAGACAGGGTCTCAGACCGCAGTTTCACGTGACGGGGCAGCCGTACAGCTCAGAGGAAGCCGCGCGCGTGCGCAGAGACGGCTCGCCGGTCTGGCTGCTGACGCCCGAGTGCCGCGGGAACTGGGAGGGGAAAGTTGTGGAGTGGATGCGCCATTCCGTCTTCTGCCTGCAACCCCCCGGAGATTCGCCCACCAGGAAGTCCTTCTACGACGCCGTTGCGTGTGGATGCGTTCCCGTGACCTTTACCCTGGAGCACCCGGTTCGATACCCGTTTGACCAAGTCCTGAACTACAGCGACTTTTCTGTCATTATAGACGGGAAAGACGTGACGGACAGAAATATCACCATCCTCAACATCCTGCGAAAAATTCCTTCAGAGAGAATAAAGATGCTGCAAGACAACTTAAAGAAGGTGGCGCCCCTCCTGCAGTATTCTTACCCCTCCACGGTCCCGAGTCAAGACGCCTTCACGATGGTTCTGGAAGAAATGGCTCAAAGGGTTGATGTTGCAAGAAGAAGTAGAATATCTCATCTGTCGTTTGAATCCAGAAATAAATCATGA